A genomic segment from Enoplosus armatus isolate fEnoArm2 chromosome 12, fEnoArm2.hap1, whole genome shotgun sequence encodes:
- the LOC139294372 gene encoding multiple inositol polyphosphate phosphatase 1-like produces MWYNEDMDGRLVQKGVNDHRHLAVRLSKLFPSLISEEKLRGGFFKFITSSKHRCVNSTLSFKAGLTELWAITDKEFDHAVNDALMRFFDQCTRFVQEVDNNPSAVVEVNKFKEGPEMRRVTKKIADRLGVPHSLITLDTTEAAFYLCAYEFAIKAVNSPWCQLFDEEDAKVMEYVSDLREFWKRGYGHDINSKSSCILFHDVFSRLDKAASETKSGQQVTEAVTVQVGHADTLLPLLTLLGFFKDNDTLTSTNYATQAKRSFRTSHTLPYAANLLLVLYDCGGGDLRLQPLLNEKPVTFPGLTDQRASMPLYQDVREHYRELLQGCDFETECQLFKQPA; encoded by the exons ATGTGGTACAATGAGGACATGGACGGCCGACTCGTCCAGAAAGGTGTGAACGATCACAGGCATCTGGCCGTCAGGCTGTCAAAGCTGTTCCCCTCTCTGATTTCAGAGGAGAAGCTCCGAGGTGGATTCTTTAAATTCATAACCAGCTCAAAGCACAGGTGTGTCAACAGCACACTGTCCTTCAAGGCAGGACTGACAGAGCTGTGGGCCATCACAG ATAAGGAGTTTGACCATGCAGTGAATGATGCTCTCATGAGGTTTTTTGACCAGTGCACCAGGTTTGTGCAGGAGGTTGATAACAACCCCTCAGCAGTGGTCGAAGTGAACAAGTTCAAGGAGGGACCAGAGATGAGGAGGGTCACAAAGAAGATCGCAGACCGTCTTGGAGTCCCACACAGTCTCATCACACTCG ATACGACTGAGGCTGCATTTTACTTGTGCGCTTATGAATTTGCAATCAAGGCGGTGAACTCCCCCTGGTGTCAGCTCTTTGACGAGGAAGATGCGAAA GTGATGGAGTATGTAAGTGACCTGAGGGAATTCTGGAAAAGAGGCTACGGTCATGATATTAACAGCAAGTCGAGCTGCATTCTTTTCCATGATGTGTTCAGTCGACTGGACAAAGCAGCCAGCGAGACCAA GTCAGGCCAGCAGGTGACTGAAGCCGTGACAGTCCAGGTCGGCCATGCAGACaccctgctgccactgctgacCCTCCTGGGCTTCTTCAAGGACAACGACACCCTGACCTCCACCAACTACGCCACACAGGCCAAACGCTCCTTCCGCACCAGCCACACGTTACCCTATGCAGCTAACTTACTCCTGGTGCTATACGACTGCGGCGGAGGCGACCTGAGACTGCAGCCACTGCTCAATGAGAAGCCCGTGACTTTCCCCGGTTTGACCGACCAGCGGGCCTCCATGCCGCTCTATCAAGACGTCAGAGAACACTACAGGGAACTGCTCCAAGGCTGTGACTTTGAAACTGAGTGTCAGCTGTTCAAGCAACCTGCTTAA
- the minpp1a gene encoding multiple inositol polyphosphate phosphatase 1a, whose translation MQKLYELVKSSASGKESWLREIQTQWTMWYNEDMDGRLVQKGVNDHRHLAVRLSKLFPSLISEEKLRGGFFKFITSSKHRCVNSTLSFKAGLTELWAITDKEFDHAVNDALMRFFDQCTRFVQEVDNNPSALSEVDKFKEGPEMRRVTEKIADRLRVPYNNITADMAEAAFYLCAYEFAIKTVNSPWCQLFDEVDAQVMEYANDLKQFWKRAYGHDINSKSSCILFHDVFSRLDKATGETKSGQQVTEAVTVQVGHAETLLPLLTLLGFSKDNDTLTSTNYATQAKRSFRTSHTLPYAANLLLVLYDCGGGDLRLQPLLNEKPVTFPGLNDQRASMPLYQDVREHYRELLQGCDFETECQLFKQPA comes from the exons ATGCAGAAGCTGTACGAGCTGGTGAAGAGCAGCGCCTCGGGTAAAGAGAGCTGGCTGCGTGAGATCCAGACCCAGTGGACGATGTGGTACAATGAGGACATGGACGGCCGACTCGTCCAGAAAGGTGTGAACGATCACAGGCATCTGGCCGTCAGGCTGTCAAAGCTGTTCCCCTCTCTGATTTCAGAGGAGAAGCTCCGAGGTGGATTCTTTAAATTCATAACCAGCTCAAAGCACAGGTGTGTCAACAGCACACTGTCCTTCAAGGCAGGACTGACAGAGCTGTGGGCCATCACAG ATAAGGAGTTTGACCATGCAGTGAATGATGCTCTCATGAGGTTTTTTGACCAGTGCACCAGGTTTGTGCAGGAGGTTGATAACAACCCCTCAGCTCTGTCAGAGGTGGACAAGTTCAAGGAGGGACCAGAGATGAGGAGGGTCACGGAGAAGATCGCAGACCGCCTCAGAGTCCCGTACAACAACATCACAGCtg ATATGGCAGAAGCCGCGTTTTACTTGTGTGCTTATGAGTTTGCCATCAAGACCGTGAACTCCCCCTGGTGCCAGCTGTTCGATGAGGTTGATGCACAG GTTATGGAGTACGCAAATGACCTAAAGCAATTCTGGAAAAGAGCTTATGGTCACGATATTAACAGCAAGTCGAGCTGCATTCTCTTCCATGATGTGTTCAGTCGATTGGACAAAGCCACCGGCGAGACCAA GTCAGGCCAGCAGGTGACTGAAGCCGTGACAGTCCAGGTCGGCCATGCAGAgacactgctgccactgctgacCCTCCTGGGCTTCTCAAAGGACAACGATACCCTGACCTCCACCAACTACGCCACACAGGCCAAACGCTCCTTCCGCACCAGCCACACGTTACCCTATGCAGCTAACTTACTCCTGGTGCTATACGACTGCGGCGGAGGCGACCTGAGACTGCAGCCACTGCTCAATGAGAAGCCCGTGACTTTCCCCGGTTTGAACGACCAGCGGGCCTCCATGCCGCTCTATCAAGACGTCAGAGAACACTACAGGGAACTGCTCCAAGGCTGTGACTTTGAAACTGAGTGTCAGCTGTTCAAGCAACCTGCTTAA